From a single Fusarium fujikuroi IMI 58289 draft genome, chromosome FFUJ_chr03 genomic region:
- a CDS encoding related to vesicular transport-associated repeat protein Tb-291, whose translation MEPTNAGLDLEKELTCSICTELLYQPLTLLDCLHTFCGACLKEWFTFQAATAERAPNPPAPGTNIFTCPSCRATVRTTQHNATVVTLLDMFIAASPGKDRSAAEKEEMAKKYKPGDQVLPTINTHRTADERRIDAEDRRLVEEVRELSLQEAGVSSGPPRTRRRRESRSADDRRRTSRDRERDRGRDRSVDSRHQPRGSRRPRVDEGGRHSSDQLHVEGERRRRRSESRQRQIEHQSSIRSLISSGDMSERDIEREIESFARQIQEEGLLDGLDLDNIDLSRDDELSRRITEAYRRRQRDRTRQETRRNNGNNYPPLTRYAENAAVGDPRMLAPEGGRPRERSRPHSRSASAASATSAASQTEERSRPPTSTTSANLEVQEPVRRPRRRTASGGRSSTTPVFPTTAEPRPAARSSTDLGSRPQASDITQSRPSFSEGRSTSTPIHTVPFLNPTEAASFSNNIGNMSFASRQGTSQSASVPPLFSHHDATAGRANRPRPVDLAIVHQTVTSPISSPAVSGHQRTRSQLYPEPSVSCSRCNKQHIEYELHYNCSICANGQWNICLNCYRAGKGCHHWFGFGHGAFSKWEKIRQQRGDASLPQPHTLTALRYRPPRSSPGGADGRKTLTTDDPRHRLESGTFCAKCSAWTNECYWRCDICNEGDWGFCNDCVNQGRSCTHPLLPMAHEATQSNQHRPGSPPRSPGRPTAATIFQGPNASSIKPFEYLSFTTRCDLCQEPIQPNQARYHCYQCTSSLVSDAAPGDYDICSSCYGNLIIQRQISPENGHSGWRRCLNGHRIVVIAFTDGKSGRWRYIAQDLVGGQGLKPEAADKAEHREKGLQKWVWHENGQDLARLVTKDVSETAPSESSFAKSLPPDGGVGLKATARFGWYPRPEADDELLFPKGAEIKEIEDVNGEWFFGAYMGTRGLFPAPYVRLEQDA comes from the exons ATGGAGCCCACAAACGCtggcttggacttggaaaAGGAGCTGACGTGCTCT ATCTGCACGGAGCTCCTATACCAGCCTTTGACTCTTCTTGATTGCCTTCACACCTTTTGCGGTGCCTGTCTGAAGGAATGGTTTACTTTCCAGGCTGCGACGGCCGAGCGGGCGCCAAACCCGCCTGCTCCTGGTACAAACATTTTTACATGCCCGTCATGTCGGGCTACTGTACGAACGACCCAACATAATGCGACCGTTGTCACTCTCTTGGATATGTTTATAGCAGCAAGCCCTGGCAAGGATCGTTCAGCAgcagagaaggaagagatggCAAAGAAGTATAAACCCGGCGACCAAGTCCTTCCAACGATAAATACACATCGAACGGCGGATGAGCGGCGCATTGATGCTGAAGACAGAaggttggtggaggaggtcCGAGAACTGAGTTTACAAGAGGCAGGAGTATCTTCGGGGCCACCAAGGACACGGCGGAGGCGTGAGAGTCGATCCGCGGACgacagaagaaggacaagcagAGATAGGGAAAGGGACCGAGGTAGAGATAGAAGCGTCGATAGCCGCCATCAGCCACGAGGAAGCCGCCGCCCACGAGTTGACGAGGGAGGTCGGCATAGCTCCGATCAACTCCACGTCGAAGGCGAGAGACGACGTCGACGAAGCGAGTCGAGGCAGCGCCAGATTGAGCACCAGTCATCAATTCGGTCACTAATCAGTTCGGGAGATATGAGTGAGAGGGATATCGAACGAGAAATAGAGTCCTTTGCCAGACAGATCCAGGAAGAAGGTCTCCTCGACGGGCTCGATTTGGACAACATCGATTTGAGTCGCGACGACGAGCTCAGCAGGAGGATCACTGAAGCATACAGACGTCGGCAAAGGGATCGAACACGCCAAGAAACGAGGAGGAACAATGGAAATAACTATCCTCCGTTGACAAGATATGCTGAGAATGCGGCAGTTGGGGATCCTCGCATGTTGGCCCCAGAAGGAGGACGACCAAGAGAAAGGTCTCGACCACATTCTCGATCTGCTAGCGCTGCAAGTGCTACCAGTGCTGCGAGTCAGACAGAGGAACGGAGTCGCCCCCCAACATCTACGACCTCAGCAAACTTGGAGGTCCAGGAGCCAGTCCGAAGGCCTAGGAGACGGACTGCTAGCGGAGGTCGAAGCTCAACCACTCCAGTATTTCCGACCACTGCTGAGCCCAGGCCTGCTGCTCGGTCATCTACGGACCTGGGATCGAGGCCCCAGGCTTCCGACATAACGCAGTCCCGACCTAGCTTTAGCGAGGGACGCAGTACCAGCACACCCATCCATACCGTGCCGTTTCTCAACCCAACAGAAGCGGCTTCATTCAGCAACAATATCGGGAATATGTCATTTGCTAGTCGTCAAGGAACCTCTCAAAGCGCATCGGTCCCTCCTCTATTCTCCCATCATGATGCAACAGCTGGTCGGGCAAACAGACCTCGTCCGGTTGATCTGGCTATTGTTCATCAGACTGTGACCAGCCCGATTAGTAGTCCCGCTGTCTCAGGACACCAGAGGACCAGGTCACAGCTCTACCCAGAACCTTCAGTCAGCTGCTCACGATGTAACAAGCAGCACATTGAATATGAGCTCCATTACAATTGCTCCATTTGCGCCAATGGACAGTGGAACATATGCCTCAACTGTTATCGGGCTGGCAAAGGCTGTCATCACTGGTTTGGGTTCGGCCATGGTGCTTTTTCAAAATGGGAAAAGATTCGTCAGCAGAGAGGGGATGCTTCACTACCACAGCCACATACGCTGACCGCTCTCCGTTACCGTCCTCCCCGCTCATCTCCTGGCGGGGCAGACGGACGAAAGACACTGACAACGGACGATCCTCGACATCGTTTGGAAAGCGGTACTTTCTGCGCCAAATGCTCCGCTTGGACGAACGAGTGTTATTGGCGGTGCGATATATGTAACGAGGGCGACTGGGGCTTTTGCAACGACTGTGTAAACCAGGGAAGATCATGCACGCATCCCTTACTTCCAATGGCTCACGAAGCCACCCAGTCTAATCAACACAGGCCTGGAAGTCCTCCCAGATCGCCCGGTCGACCCACGGCAGCAACAATATTTCAAGGCCCTAATGCATCCAGCATCAAACCATTCGAATACTTGTCATTCACCACAAGATGCGACTTGTGTCAGGAGCCCATCCAACCGAATCAAGCACGATACCACTGCTATCAGTGTACAAGCTCTTTGGTATCAGATGCTGCACCAGGTGATTACGACATATGTTCTTCGTGTTATGGGAACTTGATTATACAAAGACAGATCAGCCCTGAAAACGGCCATTCAGGTTGGAGGAGATGTCTTAACGGCCATAGAATAGTAGTCATCGCTTTTACGGATGGGAAGAGTGGGCGATGGAGGTATATAGCCCAGGACTTGGTAGGAGGTCAAGGACTAAAGCCAGAGGCAGCTGATAAGGCAGAACATCGCGAGAAAGGACTTCAGAAATGGGTCTGGCACGAAAATGGTCAAGATCTGGCCCGGCTTGTCACCAAAGACGTGTCAGAAACGGCGCCAAGTGAGAGCAGTTTCGCAAAGAGCTTACCACCTGATGGCGGAGTCGGACTGAAGGCGACCGCGAGGTTTGGATGGTATCCCAGACCGGAAGCAGACGACGAACTTCTCTTTCCAAAAGGAGCGGAAATCAAAGAGATCGAGGATGTGAACGGAGAATGGTTCTTTGGAGCATATATGGGTACTCGGGGCTTGTTCCCTGCGCCATATGTGCGGTTAGAACAAGATGCCTAA